The nucleotide sequence ATAGTCATGGGTGCAGATGAGTTTCAACGCATAGCTACTCTAACTGTACAAGGATTTAGTCAGTTATTATTGAATTTCCAAGAAAGTGCGCGACAAGTAGCAGGTCCTGTAGCGATTGTAGCAGTAGGAGCACAATTAGCCAAAGATAATCTCGGTAATTTGTTCCAATTTGCCGCTTTAATCAGTATTAACCTGGCTATTATTAATATTCTGCCTTTACCCGCGTTAGATGGTGGACAGTTATTATTTCTGCTGATTGAAGGGGTATTCGGAAAACCTTTACCTGCTCGATTACAAGAAGGAATCATGCAAACTGGTTTATTTCTCTTACTTGGTTTAGGAATGTTTTTGATTATCCGAGATACAGCTAATCTAGCCTTTTTTCAACAATTATTTCAATAAATAATGAGCGTTGCTAACAAGATATTAGCTATACTTAAGGAAACTTACCCTAGTGCAACTTGTAGCCTTAATTACGATACACCTATACAATTACTAGTAGCTACCATTCTTTCTGCTCAATGTACCGATGAAAGAGTAAATAAAGTTACACCAGAATTGTTTAGGTGTTTTCCCGATGCAGTTGGTCTAGCTGAAGCTGATTTAACAAGCTTAGAAGGGTTAATTAGGTCAACAGGATTTTATCGCAACAAAGCCAAAAATATTCAAGGATCTTGTCAAAAAATTGTCAGTGATTTTAATGGAGAAGTTCCTCAAACTATGGAGGAGTTATTAACTCTTCCTGGAGTAGCGAGGAAAACAGCTAATGTAGTCCTCGCTAACGCTTTTGGGATTAACGCGGGAGTAACAGTAGATACTCACGTTAAACGTTTGAGTAATAGATTGGGTTTAACCACTCATAGTGATCCTCTGAAAATAGAGAGAGATTTGATCAAACAATTACCTCAACCCGAGTGGGAAAACTTCTCTATTCACCTAATTTATCATGGTCGCGCTGTTTGTCAAGCGAAAAAACCACAGTGCGATCGCTGTGTCTTGTTTGATTTATGTCCTAGTGGAGAGAAGTATAAGATCAAGTTCGG is from Gloeocapsa sp. DLM2.Bin57 and encodes:
- the nth gene encoding endonuclease III; amino-acid sequence: MSVANKILAILKETYPSATCSLNYDTPIQLLVATILSAQCTDERVNKVTPELFRCFPDAVGLAEADLTSLEGLIRSTGFYRNKAKNIQGSCQKIVSDFNGEVPQTMEELLTLPGVARKTANVVLANAFGINAGVTVDTHVKRLSNRLGLTTHSDPLKIERDLIKQLPQPEWENFSIHLIYHGRAVCQAKKPQCDRCVLFDLCPSGEKYKIKFG